One segment of Mycobacterium spongiae DNA contains the following:
- a CDS encoding FAD-binding protein yields the protein MTTVQEVLVSGASVAGTAAAYWLGQQGYSVTVVERHPGLRPGGQAIDVRGPALTVLERMGLLEAAEEMKTGIRGASVVDRDGNELSRDTESTPTGGPIDNPNIELLRDDLLELLYGATQDATEYLFDDSIAALDDDGSAVGVTFERADARSFDLVVGADGLHSNVRGLVFGTEEQFLKRLGTHAAIFTVPNFLELDYWQKWHYGDSTMAGVYSARNNTEARAALAFMDTELQIDYRDTAAQFAELERRMIEDGWVRAQLLHYMKSAPDFYFDEMSQIVMDHWSKGRVTLVGDAAYCCSPLSGQGTSVALLGAYILAGELTRAGADYQRGLANYYAEFSGYVERNQWLATDNIPGGDPIPEEDFERVVHSLTLEEY from the coding sequence GTGACAACGGTTCAGGAGGTGCTGGTTTCCGGTGCCAGCGTAGCCGGTACCGCCGCAGCGTATTGGCTTGGACAGCAAGGCTATTCGGTCACCGTGGTGGAGCGCCACCCCGGACTCCGGCCGGGCGGCCAGGCGATCGACGTTCGTGGTCCCGCATTGACGGTCCTGGAACGCATGGGGTTGCTGGAGGCCGCCGAGGAGATGAAGACGGGCATTCGCGGTGCCTCGGTCGTCGATCGCGATGGCAACGAGCTGTCCCGGGACACCGAGTCGACGCCTACCGGCGGTCCGATCGACAACCCCAACATCGAGTTGTTGCGCGACGATCTGCTCGAATTGCTTTACGGCGCAACCCAAGACGCAACCGAATACCTCTTCGACGACAGCATCGCCGCGCTGGACGATGACGGCAGCGCGGTCGGGGTGACTTTCGAGCGCGCCGACGCCCGCAGCTTTGACCTCGTCGTCGGTGCCGACGGATTGCATTCCAACGTGCGCGGGTTGGTTTTCGGGACCGAGGAACAATTCCTGAAGAGATTGGGCACGCACGCTGCGATCTTCACGGTGCCCAACTTCCTCGAGTTGGACTACTGGCAGAAATGGCACTATGGCGACTCGACCATGGCCGGCGTTTACAGCGCGCGCAACAACACCGAGGCGCGAGCTGCGTTGGCGTTCATGGACACTGAACTGCAGATCGACTACCGCGACACCGCGGCTCAATTCGCCGAGCTGGAACGGCGAATGATCGAGGACGGCTGGGTGCGCGCGCAACTGTTGCACTACATGAAGTCCGCACCGGACTTCTACTTTGATGAGATGTCACAAATCGTCATGGATCACTGGTCGAAAGGCAGGGTCACACTGGTCGGCGACGCCGCATATTGCTGTTCGCCGCTGTCGGGTCAGGGGACCAGTGTCGCGCTGCTGGGCGCCTACATCCTGGCTGGCGAACTCACGAGAGCGGGTGCGGATTACCAGCGCGGCTTGGCCAACTACTACGCCGAATTCAGCGGCTACGTCGAGCGCAACCAATGGCTGGCCACCGACAACATCCCCGGCGGCGACCCGATACCCGAGGAGGACTTCGAACGCGTCGTGCACTCGCTCACGCTCGAGGAATACTGA
- a CDS encoding uracil-DNA glycosylase, which translates to MQDGCVLPHPNTGQPFDSPVGPGSGWPGDPATPQTPVAADAGQVSLLAGRAGSIPELNAAASVCRACPRLVAWREDVADVKRRAFADQPYWGRPVPGWGSQRPRLLIVGLAPAAHGANRTGRMFTGDRSGDQLYAALHRAGLVNSPISVDAADGLAANQIRITAPVRCAPPGNAPTPVERETCWPWLQAEWRLVANHVRVIVALGGFAWQIALRLPGEVGKRKPRFGHGVVAELPAGVDLLGCYHPSQQNMFTGRLTPAMLDDVFRDAKKLAGIG; encoded by the coding sequence GTGCAGGATGGTTGTGTGCTCCCGCATCCGAATACTGGTCAGCCGTTCGATTCCCCGGTCGGCCCGGGGAGCGGCTGGCCGGGTGATCCCGCGACGCCGCAGACCCCGGTGGCCGCCGATGCGGGGCAGGTGTCGTTGCTGGCCGGCAGAGCCGGCTCCATCCCGGAGCTGAACGCGGCGGCCAGTGTGTGCCGGGCTTGTCCGCGGCTGGTCGCCTGGCGTGAGGACGTCGCCGACGTCAAGCGGCGCGCCTTTGCCGACCAGCCGTACTGGGGACGGCCGGTGCCAGGCTGGGGATCGCAGCGGCCGCGGCTGTTGATCGTTGGGCTCGCACCGGCTGCCCATGGGGCCAACCGGACGGGACGGATGTTCACCGGTGACCGGTCCGGGGATCAGTTGTATGCCGCCTTGCACCGGGCCGGCCTGGTGAACTCACCGATCAGCGTCGATGCCGCGGACGGATTGGCAGCCAACCAGATTCGGATCACCGCGCCCGTGCGGTGCGCGCCCCCGGGCAACGCGCCGACTCCGGTTGAACGCGAGACGTGCTGGCCCTGGTTGCAGGCGGAATGGCGCCTGGTGGCCAATCACGTCCGGGTGATCGTTGCCCTCGGGGGTTTTGCCTGGCAGATCGCCCTGCGCTTGCCGGGAGAGGTTGGCAAGCGCAAGCCGCGGTTCGGCCACGGGGTCGTCGCGGAGTTGCCGGCCGGTGTAGATCTGCTCGGCTGCTACCACCCCAGCCAGCAGAATATGTTCACCGGTAGGTTGACTCCGGCAATGCTCGACGACGTTTTCCGCGACGCCAAGAAACTGGCAGGAATTGGGTAG
- a CDS encoding MFS transporter: MRNNNRSPALLILFATLMTAAGDGVSIVAFPWLVLQHHGSAGQASIVASATMLPLLFSTLVAGTAVDYFGRRRVSMVADALSGAAVAGVPIVAWAYGSDAVNVAVLAVLAAAAAAFDPAGMTARDSMLPEAAAEAGWSLDRINSAYVAILNLAFVVGPGVGGLMIATVGGTTTMWITAAAFGMSILAIAALQLEGAGTPQPDTRPEGLVSGIAEGLRFVWNLKVLRTLGLIDLTVTALYLPMESVLFPKYFTDRQQPAQLGWALMALAGGATVGAVGYAVMSGHVRRRATLLTAVLVLGVASMVIAFLPPLPVILVLCAVVGLLFGPIQPIYNYAIQTRAPQYLRGRVVGVMTSLAYAAGPLGLLLAGPLTDAAGLHATFLALALPIVVTGLIAIRLPALRELDPAPEQDVSQPSPR; this comes from the coding sequence ATGAGAAACAACAACCGCAGCCCTGCGTTACTCATCCTCTTCGCGACGCTCATGACTGCCGCGGGTGATGGTGTTTCGATCGTCGCGTTCCCGTGGCTGGTATTGCAGCACCACGGCAGTGCCGGGCAGGCGTCGATCGTCGCGAGTGCGACCATGCTGCCATTGCTGTTTTCCACACTGGTCGCCGGTACCGCGGTCGACTACTTCGGGCGTCGCCGGGTATCGATGGTGGCCGACGCGCTCTCAGGTGCGGCGGTGGCCGGCGTCCCCATCGTGGCCTGGGCGTATGGCTCCGACGCGGTCAATGTGGCGGTCCTCGCGGTGTTGGCGGCCGCTGCCGCCGCCTTCGACCCGGCGGGGATGACCGCTCGCGACTCGATGCTGCCCGAAGCGGCCGCCGAGGCGGGCTGGTCGCTGGACCGCATCAACAGCGCCTATGTGGCGATCCTCAACCTGGCCTTTGTCGTCGGTCCGGGGGTCGGCGGCCTGATGATCGCGACGGTTGGCGGCACCACCACGATGTGGATCACCGCAGCAGCGTTCGGGATGTCGATCCTCGCGATCGCCGCATTGCAACTCGAAGGCGCCGGGACGCCGCAACCGGACACACGGCCCGAAGGATTGGTGTCCGGGATCGCCGAAGGACTGCGTTTCGTCTGGAACCTGAAGGTGTTGCGCACACTCGGATTGATCGACCTGACCGTCACCGCGCTCTACCTGCCTATGGAGAGCGTGCTGTTCCCGAAGTACTTCACTGACCGGCAGCAACCAGCCCAGCTGGGGTGGGCGTTGATGGCGCTCGCCGGCGGCGCCACAGTCGGCGCAGTGGGCTACGCCGTGATGTCGGGGCACGTGCGCCGCCGCGCAACCCTACTGACGGCGGTTCTCGTCCTCGGCGTGGCATCGATGGTCATCGCGTTCCTGCCGCCGTTGCCGGTCATCCTGGTGTTGTGCGCCGTGGTCGGCCTGCTCTTCGGGCCCATCCAGCCGATCTACAACTACGCGATACAGACCCGGGCACCGCAGTATCTACGCGGCCGGGTGGTGGGCGTGATGACGTCACTGGCCTATGCGGCCGGCCCCTTGGGCTTGTTACTGGCCGGCCCGCTGACCGACGCAGCGGGACTACACGCCACGTTTCTCGCGTTGGCACTGCCGATCGTCGTTACCGGGCTGATCGCTATCCGGCTACCAGCGCTGCGCGAATTGGATCCAGCGCCCGAGCAGGATGTCAGCCAGCCGTCGCCGCGGTAG
- a CDS encoding FAD-binding oxidoreductase: protein MSTGVLADLIAGLPDGMVVTDPAVTEGYRQDRALDPAAGKPLAVVRPRRTEEVQTVLRWASANQVPVVTRGAGSGLSGGATALDNGIVLSTEKMRDITVDPITRTAVCQPGLFNSEVKQAVAEHGLWYPPDPSSFEICSIGGNIATNAGGLCCVKYGVTTDYVLGIQVVLADGTAVRLGGPRLKDVAGLSLTKLFVGSEGTLGVITEVTLKLLPAQNASSIVVASFASVQAAVDAVLGVATRIRPAMLEFMDSVAINAVEDTFRMDLDRGAAAMLVAGSDERGRAGTDDTELMASVFADNGATDVFSTDDPDEGEAFVAARRFCIPAVESKGSLLLEDVGVPLPALGELVTGIAHIADERDLMISVIAHAGDGNTHPLLVYDPADTAMMERAHLAYGEIMDLAVGLGGTITGEHGVGRLKRPWLAGYLGPEAMDLNQRIKNALDPQGILNPGAGI from the coding sequence GTGAGTACAGGTGTGCTGGCGGACTTGATCGCCGGACTGCCCGACGGGATGGTGGTCACCGACCCCGCCGTGACCGAGGGCTACCGGCAAGACCGCGCTCTAGATCCTGCGGCCGGCAAGCCGCTGGCAGTCGTTCGGCCACGGCGTACCGAAGAAGTGCAGACCGTGCTGCGCTGGGCCAGCGCCAACCAGGTGCCGGTGGTGACCCGGGGAGCCGGTAGCGGCCTATCCGGCGGGGCGACCGCGCTCGACAACGGGATCGTGCTGTCCACCGAAAAGATGCGCGACATCACCGTCGACCCGATTACCCGCACCGCGGTGTGTCAGCCCGGCCTGTTCAACTCCGAGGTGAAGCAGGCCGTAGCCGAACACGGCCTGTGGTACCCGCCCGATCCGTCGTCATTCGAGATCTGCAGCATCGGCGGAAACATCGCTACCAACGCCGGCGGGCTCTGCTGCGTGAAGTATGGCGTCACCACCGACTATGTGCTGGGCATACAGGTGGTCCTGGCGGACGGCACGGCGGTCCGGTTGGGCGGCCCGCGGCTCAAGGACGTCGCCGGCCTGAGCCTGACGAAGCTGTTCGTCGGCAGCGAAGGCACGCTGGGCGTGATCACCGAAGTGACCCTCAAGCTCCTACCCGCGCAAAATGCGTCGAGCATTGTGGTGGCTAGCTTCGCGTCGGTACAGGCGGCGGTCGACGCGGTGCTCGGGGTGGCCACCCGCATCCGGCCCGCGATGCTCGAGTTCATGGATTCAGTGGCCATCAACGCCGTCGAGGACACCTTCCGGATGGACCTGGACCGCGGTGCGGCTGCCATGCTGGTCGCCGGCTCCGATGAGCGTGGCCGCGCGGGAACCGACGACACCGAATTGATGGCCTCCGTATTCGCCGACAACGGCGCCACAGATGTGTTCTCGACCGACGACCCTGACGAGGGCGAGGCGTTTGTCGCCGCTCGGCGGTTTTGCATCCCGGCGGTCGAGAGCAAGGGATCGCTGTTGTTGGAAGACGTCGGCGTGCCACTGCCCGCCCTGGGCGAACTAGTCACCGGGATCGCGCACATCGCCGACGAGCGGGACCTGATGATTTCGGTGATCGCCCACGCCGGCGACGGCAATACCCACCCACTGCTGGTGTATGACCCCGCAGATACAGCGATGATGGAACGCGCCCATCTCGCCTACGGGGAAATCATGGACCTGGCCGTGGGTCTCGGCGGCACAATCACCGGTGAGCATGGCGTCGGCCGGTTGAAGCGGCCGTGGCTGGCCGGCTATCTAGGTCCCGAGGCCATGGACCTGAACCAGCGCATCAAGAATGCGTTGGATCCCCAGGGCATCCTCAATCCGGGCGCGGGAATCTAG
- a CDS encoding cytochrome P450 produces MALLMSHPFRLATAETWPNPWPMYRALRDHDPVHHVVPPEKPDHDYYVLSRHADVWAAARDHETFSSAQGLTVNYGELELIGLQDNPPMVMQDPPVHTEFRRLVSRGFTPRKVEAVEPKVRQFVVERIENLRANGGGDIVTELFKPLPSMVVADYLGVPEEDRTQFDGWTQAIVAANTAEGGIAGAVETVGDAVGSMMAYFSGLIQRRQAEPEDDTISHLVAAGVGANGDIAGTLSILAFTFTMVTGGNDTVTGMLGGSMPLLHQRPDQRQLLIDDPDSIPDAVEELLRLTSPVQGLARTVTRDVTIAGTTVPAGRRVLLLYGSANRDERQYGADASELDVTRRPRNILTFSHGAHHCLGAAAARMQSRVALTELLSRCPEFEVDESAIVWAGGSYVRRPLSVPFLVES; encoded by the coding sequence ATGGCGCTTTTGATGTCTCATCCGTTTCGGCTGGCTACTGCGGAAACCTGGCCGAATCCTTGGCCGATGTACCGGGCGCTGCGCGACCACGACCCGGTGCACCATGTTGTTCCGCCGGAAAAACCCGACCACGACTACTACGTGCTATCCCGGCACGCCGATGTCTGGGCGGCGGCCCGCGACCATGAGACGTTCTCCTCCGCACAGGGGCTGACCGTCAACTACGGCGAGCTGGAACTGATCGGGCTGCAGGACAACCCACCGATGGTGATGCAAGATCCGCCGGTGCATACGGAGTTTCGCCGGCTAGTGTCGCGTGGGTTCACCCCCCGAAAGGTCGAGGCGGTGGAGCCAAAGGTCCGACAGTTCGTCGTCGAGCGGATCGAGAACCTGCGAGCCAACGGTGGCGGTGACATCGTCACCGAGCTATTCAAGCCGCTGCCGTCGATGGTGGTGGCGGATTATCTCGGCGTACCCGAGGAGGATCGCACACAGTTCGACGGATGGACGCAGGCCATCGTCGCGGCCAACACTGCCGAGGGTGGCATCGCGGGCGCGGTGGAAACCGTCGGCGATGCGGTGGGGTCGATGATGGCCTACTTCAGCGGGCTGATCCAACGGCGCCAAGCCGAGCCCGAGGACGACACCATCTCGCACCTCGTCGCTGCCGGCGTCGGTGCAAACGGCGACATCGCCGGAACGCTGTCGATATTGGCATTCACGTTCACGATGGTCACCGGCGGCAACGACACCGTCACCGGAATGCTCGGCGGCTCAATGCCGTTGCTGCACCAGCGGCCGGACCAGCGTCAGCTGTTGATCGACGACCCGGATAGCATCCCCGACGCCGTCGAGGAGCTGCTGCGGCTTACCTCGCCCGTCCAGGGCCTGGCACGAACCGTGACGCGCGACGTCACGATTGCCGGGACCACCGTCCCAGCCGGTCGCCGGGTGCTGCTGCTCTACGGGTCCGCCAACCGCGACGAACGCCAATACGGCGCGGATGCAAGCGAACTCGACGTAACGCGGCGCCCGCGCAATATCCTCACCTTTAGCCATGGTGCGCACCATTGCTTGGGCGCCGCGGCCGCGAGGATGCAGTCTCGGGTGGCGCTGACAGAGCTGCTGTCCCGGTGTCCGGAGTTCGAGGTCGACGAGTCGGCGATCGTGTGGGCCGGCGGCAGCTATGTTCGGCGCCCGCTGTCGGTGCCGTTCCTGGTGGAGTCCTGA
- a CDS encoding TetR/AcrR family transcriptional regulator, which yields MAGNDWLAGRRTEMAADRILDAAEELYIEHGPASIGMNEIAKAAGCSRATLYRYFENREALRTAYVNRETLRLFAEIQQRISDVDSPSERLIVAVATALKMVRDSPALTAWFAATREPIGGEMAGQSEVIIAVASEFLRAAGPGEEATLQRRARWLIRMITSLLMFPGRDEADERAMLEEFVAPSVLPVRPSNRLVP from the coding sequence ATGGCCGGTAACGATTGGCTGGCCGGCCGACGAACCGAGATGGCCGCAGACCGGATCCTCGACGCCGCCGAGGAGCTATACATCGAGCATGGCCCGGCGTCGATCGGCATGAACGAGATCGCAAAGGCCGCCGGCTGCTCGCGTGCGACGCTATACCGGTATTTCGAAAACCGGGAGGCGCTGCGGACGGCCTACGTGAACCGCGAGACGCTCCGGCTCTTCGCCGAAATCCAACAACGGATCAGCGACGTCGACTCGCCAAGCGAAAGACTCATCGTCGCTGTCGCCACGGCACTGAAGATGGTTCGCGACAGCCCCGCATTGACGGCGTGGTTTGCTGCTACCCGCGAGCCAATCGGCGGCGAGATGGCCGGCCAGTCCGAGGTGATCATCGCGGTAGCCAGCGAGTTTCTCCGCGCCGCGGGGCCGGGCGAAGAAGCCACTCTGCAACGCCGTGCCCGTTGGTTGATCCGGATGATCACATCACTGCTGATGTTCCCCGGTCGTGACGAAGCCGACGAGCGAGCCATGCTCGAGGAGTTCGTCGCACCCAGCGTCCTGCCAGTCAGGCCATCCAATAGGCTTGTGCCTTAA
- a CDS encoding siderophore-interacting protein encodes MTEHKPSRGWHGTVLKLLRAGDYRLTVTGRREISPQYLRLSFDDGGMLDEHRVHPTMWIRMWFANGDKLHQRGYTLVDPDPSAGTLDVEFALHDGIASQWARAARPGDTIEATVLGSKFAIPDPPPTGYVIVGDTASLPAINSLLKSIGDAPARVFLGACYDDDKSLPVARETDVIWVDRRNDGDSLLEAVRSAAFDAGDHFGWVACSNRTTRPVAKVLRDDYGIPRKSIKAQAYWMA; translated from the coding sequence ATGACTGAACACAAGCCGTCACGGGGGTGGCATGGGACGGTGCTGAAGCTGCTGCGCGCCGGGGACTACCGACTCACCGTGACCGGTCGACGCGAGATCAGCCCCCAGTACTTGAGGTTGAGCTTCGACGACGGTGGAATGCTCGACGAGCATCGCGTGCATCCCACCATGTGGATCCGCATGTGGTTCGCAAACGGCGACAAGCTCCACCAACGCGGCTACACGCTGGTAGACCCCGATCCGTCCGCCGGCACCCTGGACGTCGAGTTCGCATTGCACGACGGAATCGCGTCGCAATGGGCGCGCGCCGCGCGGCCCGGCGACACGATCGAGGCGACCGTGCTGGGCAGCAAGTTCGCCATTCCGGACCCGCCGCCGACCGGGTATGTCATCGTCGGTGACACCGCCTCGCTGCCCGCGATCAACTCACTGCTGAAGTCGATTGGGGACGCGCCGGCGCGCGTCTTCCTGGGCGCGTGCTACGACGACGACAAGTCCCTGCCCGTGGCGCGCGAAACCGATGTCATCTGGGTGGACCGCAGGAACGACGGTGATTCGCTGCTAGAGGCGGTGCGTTCGGCGGCGTTCGACGCAGGTGACCACTTCGGCTGGGTAGCCTGCAGCAACCGCACTACCCGCCCGGTGGCCAAGGTTCTCCGCGACGACTACGGAATTCCGCGGAAATCCATTAAGGCACAAGCCTATTGGATGGCCTGA
- a CDS encoding acyltransferase family protein, which translates to MTLSKAEDAQGGLEQISRVDRVASLTGIRAVAALLVVGTHAAYSTGKYTHGYWGLVSARLEIGVPIFFVLSGFLLFRPWVNSLATGAPPPSLSRYSWHRVRRIMPAYLVTVLAAYAVYHFRTAGPNPGHTWAGLFRNLTLTQIYTDSYLGSYLHQGLTQMWSLAVEVAFYVALPVLAYVLVVLVCRRVWRPVPMLAALLGMAALSPAWLIGLHATHWLPDGARLWLPTYLSWFIGGMILAVLQAMGVRCYALAAIPLAVVCYFIVATPIAGAPTTSPTALGEALVKNGFYAVIAALAVAPLALGDQGWYSRLLASRPMVWLGEISYEIFLIHLVTMEIAMVDVVRYRVYTGSMLNVFVATMVLTIPLAWLLHRFTRVRS; encoded by the coding sequence ATGACCCTGTCGAAAGCCGAAGACGCCCAGGGCGGCCTCGAGCAGATCTCCCGCGTGGACCGGGTCGCTTCGCTGACCGGGATCCGTGCGGTAGCCGCCCTCCTGGTTGTCGGCACCCACGCGGCATACAGCACCGGCAAGTACACCCACGGCTATTGGGGCCTGGTGTCCGCGCGCCTGGAGATCGGGGTGCCGATCTTCTTTGTGTTGTCCGGCTTCCTGCTATTCCGCCCGTGGGTCAACTCACTGGCGACAGGCGCTCCGCCGCCATCGCTGAGTCGCTATTCCTGGCACCGAGTTCGGCGAATTATGCCCGCCTACCTCGTCACCGTTCTTGCGGCCTACGCCGTCTACCACTTCCGCACGGCTGGGCCAAACCCCGGGCACACGTGGGCAGGGCTATTCCGCAACCTCACACTCACCCAGATCTACACCGATAGCTACCTCGGTTCGTATCTGCACCAGGGGCTGACCCAAATGTGGAGCCTGGCGGTGGAGGTCGCGTTCTATGTAGCGCTGCCTGTGCTGGCCTACGTGCTGGTGGTGCTGGTATGCCGCCGGGTTTGGCGGCCGGTACCGATGCTTGCCGCATTGCTCGGGATGGCGGCGCTAAGCCCGGCCTGGTTGATCGGGCTGCACGCAACGCATTGGCTGCCCGACGGTGCCCGGCTGTGGCTGCCGACCTATCTTTCCTGGTTCATCGGCGGCATGATCCTGGCCGTGCTCCAGGCGATGGGCGTGCGCTGCTATGCGCTCGCGGCAATTCCGCTCGCGGTTGTTTGCTACTTCATCGTCGCCACCCCAATCGCCGGCGCACCCACGACGTCGCCCACTGCGCTGGGCGAGGCACTGGTCAAGAACGGCTTCTATGCCGTGATCGCCGCGCTAGCGGTGGCTCCACTGGCCCTGGGGGACCAGGGTTGGTATTCGCGGTTGCTGGCCAGTCGGCCGATGGTGTGGCTTGGCGAGATCTCCTACGAGATCTTCCTCATCCATCTTGTGACGATGGAGATCGCAATGGTCGACGTGGTCCGGTACCGGGTCTATACCGGTTCGATGCTCAACGTCTTTGTCGCGACGATGGTGCTGACGATCCCCTTGGCGTGGTTGTTGCATCGCTTCACGCGGGTGCGCAGCTGA
- a CDS encoding DEAD/DEAH box helicase has product MATPENSPAPPRDRFADLQIHRGVLQAIADVGYESPTAIQAATIPALMAGSDVVGLAQTGTGKTAAFAIPLLSKIDVTSTTTQALVLAPTRELALQVAEAVSRYGAHLPQLNVLPIYGGSSYARQLSGLKRGAQVVVGTPGRVIDHLERGTLDLSRVDYLVLDEADEMLAMGFAQEVERILSETPEYKQVALFSATMPRAIRKITAKYLHDPLEVASEAKAGAAENISQRYIQVAGPRKMDALTRILEVEQFEAMVVFVRTKQATEQVAERLRARGFSAAAINGDIPQVQRERTITALREGGIDILVATDVAARGLDVDRISYVLNYDIPHDAESYVHRIGRTGRAGRSGNALLFVSPRERHLLQAIEKATRQTLAQVELPTVEDVNAQRVARFADSITHALARPGVQLFRKLVEDYEREHDVPMADIAAALAVQSHDGEAFLMAPEPPPKREKNSPNDRRSLREKPRRGRAFTTYRVAVGKRHKIGPGAIVGAIANEGGLHRSDFGQITIGPDFSLVELPAQLPRATLKKLGQTRISGVLINLRPHSGKPRRKRIG; this is encoded by the coding sequence ATGGCCACCCCGGAGAACTCGCCCGCGCCACCCCGTGACAGGTTTGCCGACCTACAGATTCATCGGGGTGTCTTGCAAGCGATCGCGGACGTGGGCTACGAGTCGCCGACCGCCATCCAGGCGGCGACGATCCCCGCGCTGATGGCGGGTTCTGACGTGGTGGGACTGGCGCAGACCGGCACCGGCAAGACGGCCGCCTTCGCGATTCCGCTCCTGTCCAAGATCGACGTCACCAGCACAACAACTCAAGCGCTGGTATTGGCCCCCACGCGTGAGCTCGCTTTGCAGGTTGCCGAGGCGGTGAGCCGGTATGGGGCTCATCTACCGCAGCTCAATGTGCTGCCGATCTACGGCGGCTCGTCCTACGCCAGACAACTGTCCGGTCTCAAACGGGGCGCGCAGGTGGTGGTCGGAACGCCTGGTCGGGTGATCGACCACCTCGAACGCGGCACGCTGGACCTCTCGCGGGTGGACTACCTGGTACTCGATGAGGCCGACGAGATGCTCGCCATGGGTTTTGCCCAAGAGGTGGAACGCATCTTGTCCGAGACCCCGGAATACAAGCAAGTCGCGTTGTTCTCTGCGACCATGCCGCGCGCTATCCGAAAAATCACCGCCAAGTATCTGCACGACCCGCTGGAAGTCGCATCAGAAGCGAAAGCCGGTGCAGCTGAGAATATTTCGCAGCGCTATATCCAGGTTGCAGGTCCGCGCAAAATGGACGCCTTGACGCGGATCCTTGAAGTAGAGCAGTTCGAGGCGATGGTCGTCTTCGTCCGCACCAAACAAGCGACCGAGCAGGTAGCCGAAAGGCTTCGTGCCCGAGGCTTTTCCGCAGCAGCCATCAACGGCGATATTCCGCAGGTGCAGCGGGAACGGACTATCACAGCGCTCCGAGAGGGCGGGATCGACATCCTGGTCGCTACCGATGTCGCCGCCCGCGGGCTCGACGTGGACCGGATATCGTATGTGCTGAATTACGATATCCCGCACGATGCCGAGTCCTACGTACATAGGATCGGACGCACCGGGCGGGCTGGGCGTTCGGGAAATGCGCTGTTGTTCGTGTCACCACGGGAACGCCACCTGCTCCAAGCGATCGAGAAAGCTACCCGGCAAACACTGGCTCAGGTCGAGCTGCCGACCGTCGAGGATGTCAACGCCCAGCGAGTAGCGAGATTCGCCGATTCCATCACGCACGCCCTGGCACGTCCAGGGGTCCAGCTTTTTCGCAAGCTGGTCGAAGATTATGAACGCGAACACGACGTTCCGATGGCCGACATCGCCGCTGCGCTAGCCGTGCAGTCCCACGATGGCGAGGCATTCTTGATGGCGCCCGAGCCGCCGCCCAAGCGCGAGAAGAACAGTCCGAACGACCGGCGATCACTCCGCGAAAAACCAAGACGCGGACGAGCTTTCACGACCTACCGCGTTGCAGTCGGCAAAAGGCACAAGATTGGTCCGGGCGCAATTGTAGGAGCCATTGCCAACGAGGGCGGACTGCACCGCAGTGATTTTGGCCAGATCACTATCGGCCCAGATTTCTCATTGGTCGAGTTGCCGGCACAACTTCCCCGCGCAACGCTCAAAAAGCTTGGTCAAACGCGTATCTCGGGTGTGTTGATCAACCTCCGGCCACACAGCGGCAAACCACGTCGGAAACGCATCGGATGA
- a CDS encoding LppP/LprE family lipoprotein — protein sequence MRGVWSLSSRAAPLICVSAALVTAALTSCGSGDSTVAKTPEATTTPSTATSDPPNSPTNTPSATAEPPTSSDPPVDPCAVNLASPAIARVVSELPRDPRSEQPWNPAPLAGNYNECAQLSAVVIQANTHTDNPATRAVLFHLGKFIPEGVPDTYGFNGIDPSQCTGDTVALTYPSGISGLGSVVKFRWNGSGVELIGNAAGS from the coding sequence GTGCGCGGTGTGTGGTCGCTCTCCTCCCGAGCCGCGCCACTGATATGCGTGTCTGCGGCATTGGTGACAGCGGCGCTGACCAGCTGCGGCTCAGGGGACTCGACGGTCGCGAAAACCCCGGAAGCCACAACGACCCCGTCAACTGCCACGTCCGACCCGCCGAATAGCCCAACGAACACGCCGTCCGCGACGGCCGAACCCCCCACCAGCAGCGATCCGCCGGTTGACCCGTGTGCGGTCAATCTCGCCTCGCCGGCGATCGCACGGGTCGTCTCCGAACTACCCCGCGATCCGCGCAGCGAGCAGCCGTGGAACCCCGCACCGCTGGCCGGCAACTACAACGAGTGCGCTCAGCTATCGGCGGTGGTCATTCAGGCCAACACACACACCGACAATCCCGCCACTCGGGCGGTGCTGTTCCATCTCGGCAAGTTCATCCCCGAGGGGGTGCCCGATACCTACGGGTTCAACGGAATCGACCCATCGCAATGCACCGGCGACACGGTGGCGTTGACATATCCCAGCGGTATCAGCGGGCTGGGCAGCGTGGTGAAGTTTCGATGGAATGGCAGTGGCGTCGAGCTGATCGGCAACGCCGCGGGCAGCTAG